A genomic stretch from Solanum stenotomum isolate F172 chromosome 8, ASM1918654v1, whole genome shotgun sequence includes:
- the LOC125872163 gene encoding protein argonaute 4-like isoform X1, producing MLSGKIVVMAEEENGGSTEALPPPPPVPLDFSPAQAEPEPVKKKVLRVPMARRGLGSKGQKIPILTNHFKVNVSNVDGHFFHYSVALFYEDGRPVEGKGIGRKVLDRVHETYDTELAGKDFAYDGEKSLFTIGSLPRNKLEFTVVLDDITSNRNNGTNGNSSPGRHGSPPNETDRKRLRRPYQSKTYKVEISFAAKIPMQAIANALRGQESENSQEALRVLDIILRQHAAKQGCLLVRQSFFHNDPKNFADVGGGVLGCRGFHSSFRTTQSGLSLNIDVSTTMIIQPGPVVDFLIANQNAKDPFSLDWAKAKRVLKNLRVKTAPANQEFKITGLSEKPCREQTFTLKQRSKDEDGEVQTSEVTVYDYFVNHRNIDLRYSADLPCLNVGKPKRPTYFPIELCTLVSLQRYTKALSTFQRASLVEKSRQKPQERMEILSNALKINNYDAEPLLRSCGVSISSNFTQVEGRVLPAPKLKAGNGDDLFTRNGRWNFNNKRFFDPAKVERWAVVNFSARCDVRGLVRDLTRLGETKGISVEAPFEVFEESPQLRRAPPVVRVDKMFEEIQSKLPGAPKFLLCLLPERKNCDIYGPWKRKNLADHGIVTQCLAPGRVNDQYLTNLLLKINAKLGGLNSMLAAEVSPSIPMVSKVPTMILGMDVSHGSPGQSDVPSIAAVVSSRQWPSISRYRASVRTQSPKVEMIDNIFKKVSDTEDDGIMRELLLDFYVSSGKRKPEHIIVFRDGVSESQFNQVLNIELDQLIEACKFLDEKWSPKFVIIVAQKNHHTKFFQSGSPDNVPPGTIIDNKVCHPRNNDFYLCAHAGMIGTTRPTHYHVLLDEVGFSPDELQELVHNLSYVYQRSTTAISIVAPISYAHLAATQVGQWMKFEDASETSSSHGGLTNAGPVTVPQLPRLQENVASSMFFC from the exons AAGATTGTGGTAATGGCTGAAGAAGAGAATGGTGGATCCACAGAGGCTCTGCCCCCTCCTCCCCCTGTTCCACTTGATTTCTCTCCAGCACAAGCTGAACCAGAGCCAGTGAAGAAAAAGGTTTTACGTGTTCCCATGGCGAGACGTGGCCTTGGAAGCAAGGGACAAAAGATCCCGATCCTTACCAATCACTTTAAAGTAAACGTGTCTAATGTTGATggacacttctttcattacagT GTTGCCCTATTTTATGAGGATGGTCGACCTGTCGAGGGAAAAGGAATTGGCAGAAAAGTTCTGGATAGAGTGCATGAAACATATGATACAGAATTGGCCGGGAAGGATTTTGCATATGATGGGGAGAAGAGTTTGTTCACCATTGGTTCACTACCTAGAAATAAATTAGAGTTCACGGTTGTACTAGATGACATAACATCTAATCG GAACAACGGGACCAATGGCAACTCCAGCCCTGGCAGACATGGAAGCCCTCCTAATGAAACTGATAGGAAAAGATTAAGGCGGCCGTACCAATCTAAAACTTATAAGGTGGAGATTAGCTTCGCTGCCAAGATTCCAATGCAGGCGATTGCAAATGCTTTGCGAGGTCAAGAGTCTGAGAACTCTCAAGAAGCCTTGCGAGTTTTGGATATAATTTTAAGGCAGCATGCTGCAAAACA GGGTTGTTTACTTGTTCGGCAATCCTTTTTCCATAATGACCCAAAGAACTTTGCTGATGTTGGAGGTGGTGTTCTTGGCTGCCGAGGGTTCCATTCGAGTTTTCGAACCACCCAGTCGGGATTGTCTTTGAACATTG ACGTGTCTACCACAATGATAATCCAGCCTGGGCCTGTGGTTGACTTTCTGATAGCGAACCAAAATGCAAAAGATCCCTTTTCACTTGATTGGGCGAAG GCAAAGCGCGTATTGAAGAACCTGAGAGTGAAGACTGCTCCCGCTAACCAAGAATTCAAAATAACTGGATTGAGCGAAAAACCTTGTCGTGAGCAGAC GTTTACTCTAAAGCAGAGGAGCAAAGATGAGGACGGTGAAGTGCAGACTTCAGAAGTGACAGTTTATGATTATTTTGTTAATCATCGTAACATAGACTTGCGATATTCTGCTGATTTGCCGTGCCTCAATGTTGGAAAGCCTAAACGTCCCACCTATTTCCCCATTGAG CTCTGCACTTTGGTCTCATTGCAAAGGTACACAAAAGCCTTGTCCACCTTTCAGAGGGCTTCCTTGGTGGAGAAGTCTAGGCAAAAGCCGCAGGAGAGAATGGAAATTTTGAGTAAT GCTCTCAAAATCAACAATTATGATGCTGAGCCTCTGCTTCGTTCTTGTGGTGTCTCAATCAGTAGCAACTTCACACAGGTTGAAGGGCGTGTGCTGCCTGCTCCTAAG TTGAAGGCAGGAAATGGAGATGACCTTTTCACCCGAAATGGCAGGTGGAACTTTAATAATAAG AGATTCTTTGATCCAGCAAAGGTAGAGCGTTGGGCAGTTGTGAACTTTTCTGCACGCTGTGACGTCCGTGGCCTAGTCAGAGATTTGACAAGACTTGGAGAGACGAAAGGAATT AGTGTGGAAGCTCCATTTGAAGTGTTTGAAGAGTCTCCACAGCTTAGAAGGGCTCCACCTGTTGTCAGAGTTGACAAAATGTTTGAAGAGATCCAGTCAAAACTTCCTGGTGCCCCGAAGTTTCTTCTCTGTCTTCTTCCTGAGAGGAAAAATTGTGACATATATG GACCATGGAAGCGGAAAAATCTGGCTGATCATGGTATAGTAACCCAATGCTTGGCTCCTGGAAGAGTTAATGATCAGTATCTCACAAACCTTCTCCTTAAGATCAATGCTAAG CTCGGTGGTTTAAATTCTATGTTAGCTGCGGAAGTTTCTCCTTCCATCCCCATGGTATCTAAGGTCCCCACCATGATTCTTGGAATGGACGTATCACATGGCTCTCCCGGCCAGTCTGATGTCCCATCAATTGCTGCA GTTGTGAGTTCAAGGCAGTGGCCGTCAATATCTCGTTATAGAGCTTCCGTGCGCACTCAATCTCCTAAAGTAGAGATGATtgataacatatttaaaaaagttTCAGACACTGAGGATGATGGGATTATGAG GGAACTTTTGCTAGATTTTTATGTGAGTTCCGGGAAAAGGAAGCCTGAGCACATTATAGTATTCAG GGATGGTGTCAGTGAATCTCAATTTAATCAAGTTCTAAACATAGAACTGGACCAGCTCATTGAG GCCTGCAAGTTTCTAGATGAAAAGTGGTCGCCCAAGTTTGTTATCATTGTTGCTCAGAAAAATCATCATACAAAGTTTTTCCAGTCTGGATCTCCTGATAATGTTCCACCAG GGACAATTATAGATAACAAAGTTTGTCATCCAAGGAACAATGACTTCTATCTGTGTGCCCACGCGGGAATGATT GGTACGACTCGACCTACACATTACCATGTGTTGTTGGATGAAGTTGGTTTCTCACctgatgaacttcaagaacttgTTCATAATCTGTCCTATGT GTACCAAAGAAGCACTACTGCTATATCCATTG TGGCTCCGATAAGTTATGCCCATTTGGCTGCCACACAGGTGGGACAATGGATGAAATTCGAGGACGCATCAGAGACATCGTCAAGCCATGGTGGTCTGACAAATGCTGGTCCAGTTACTGTTCCTCAGTTGCCCCGTCTTCAAGAGAATGTTGCTAGTTCCATGTTCTTCTGTTGA
- the LOC125872163 gene encoding protein argonaute 4-like isoform X7, which yields MLPGIVVMAEEENGGSTEALPPPPPVPLDFSPAQAEPEPVKKKVLRVPMARRGLGSKGQKIPILTNHFKVNVSNVDGHFFHYSVALFYEDGRPVEGKGIGRKVLDRVHETYDTELAGKDFAYDGEKSLFTIGSLPRNKLEFTVVLDDITSNRNNGTNGNSSPGRHGSPPNETDRKRLRRPYQSKTYKVEISFAAKIPMQAIANALRGQESENSQEALRVLDIILRQHAAKQGCLLVRQSFFHNDPKNFADVGGGVLGCRGFHSSFRTTQSGLSLNIDVSTTMIIQPGPVVDFLIANQNAKDPFSLDWAKAKRVLKNLRVKTAPANQEFKITGLSEKPCREQTFTLKQRSKDEDGEVQTSEVTVYDYFVNHRNIDLRYSADLPCLNVGKPKRPTYFPIELCTLVSLQRYTKALSTFQRASLVEKSRQKPQERMEILSNALKINNYDAEPLLRSCGVSISSNFTQVEGRVLPAPKLKAGNGDDLFTRNGRWNFNNKRFFDPAKVERWAVVNFSARCDVRGLVRDLTRLGETKGISVEAPFEVFEESPQLRRAPPVVRVDKMFEEIQSKLPGAPKFLLCLLPERKNCDIYGPWKRKNLADHGIVTQCLAPGRVNDQYLTNLLLKINAKLGGLNSMLAAEVSPSIPMVSKVPTMILGMDVSHGSPGQSDVPSIAAVVSSRQWPSISRYRASVRTQSPKVEMIDNIFKKVSDTEDDGIMRELLLDFYVSSGKRKPEHIIVFRDGVSESQFNQVLNIELDQLIEACKFLDEKWSPKFVIIVAQKNHHTKFFQSGSPDNVPPGTIIDNKVCHPRNNDFYLCAHAGMIGTTRPTHYHVLLDEVGFSPDELQELVHNLSYVYQRSTTAISIVAPISYAHLAATQVGQWMKFEDASETSSSHGGLTNAGPVTVPQLPRLQENVASSMFFC from the exons ATTGTGGTAATGGCTGAAGAAGAGAATGGTGGATCCACAGAGGCTCTGCCCCCTCCTCCCCCTGTTCCACTTGATTTCTCTCCAGCACAAGCTGAACCAGAGCCAGTGAAGAAAAAGGTTTTACGTGTTCCCATGGCGAGACGTGGCCTTGGAAGCAAGGGACAAAAGATCCCGATCCTTACCAATCACTTTAAAGTAAACGTGTCTAATGTTGATggacacttctttcattacagT GTTGCCCTATTTTATGAGGATGGTCGACCTGTCGAGGGAAAAGGAATTGGCAGAAAAGTTCTGGATAGAGTGCATGAAACATATGATACAGAATTGGCCGGGAAGGATTTTGCATATGATGGGGAGAAGAGTTTGTTCACCATTGGTTCACTACCTAGAAATAAATTAGAGTTCACGGTTGTACTAGATGACATAACATCTAATCG GAACAACGGGACCAATGGCAACTCCAGCCCTGGCAGACATGGAAGCCCTCCTAATGAAACTGATAGGAAAAGATTAAGGCGGCCGTACCAATCTAAAACTTATAAGGTGGAGATTAGCTTCGCTGCCAAGATTCCAATGCAGGCGATTGCAAATGCTTTGCGAGGTCAAGAGTCTGAGAACTCTCAAGAAGCCTTGCGAGTTTTGGATATAATTTTAAGGCAGCATGCTGCAAAACA GGGTTGTTTACTTGTTCGGCAATCCTTTTTCCATAATGACCCAAAGAACTTTGCTGATGTTGGAGGTGGTGTTCTTGGCTGCCGAGGGTTCCATTCGAGTTTTCGAACCACCCAGTCGGGATTGTCTTTGAACATTG ACGTGTCTACCACAATGATAATCCAGCCTGGGCCTGTGGTTGACTTTCTGATAGCGAACCAAAATGCAAAAGATCCCTTTTCACTTGATTGGGCGAAG GCAAAGCGCGTATTGAAGAACCTGAGAGTGAAGACTGCTCCCGCTAACCAAGAATTCAAAATAACTGGATTGAGCGAAAAACCTTGTCGTGAGCAGAC GTTTACTCTAAAGCAGAGGAGCAAAGATGAGGACGGTGAAGTGCAGACTTCAGAAGTGACAGTTTATGATTATTTTGTTAATCATCGTAACATAGACTTGCGATATTCTGCTGATTTGCCGTGCCTCAATGTTGGAAAGCCTAAACGTCCCACCTATTTCCCCATTGAG CTCTGCACTTTGGTCTCATTGCAAAGGTACACAAAAGCCTTGTCCACCTTTCAGAGGGCTTCCTTGGTGGAGAAGTCTAGGCAAAAGCCGCAGGAGAGAATGGAAATTTTGAGTAAT GCTCTCAAAATCAACAATTATGATGCTGAGCCTCTGCTTCGTTCTTGTGGTGTCTCAATCAGTAGCAACTTCACACAGGTTGAAGGGCGTGTGCTGCCTGCTCCTAAG TTGAAGGCAGGAAATGGAGATGACCTTTTCACCCGAAATGGCAGGTGGAACTTTAATAATAAG AGATTCTTTGATCCAGCAAAGGTAGAGCGTTGGGCAGTTGTGAACTTTTCTGCACGCTGTGACGTCCGTGGCCTAGTCAGAGATTTGACAAGACTTGGAGAGACGAAAGGAATT AGTGTGGAAGCTCCATTTGAAGTGTTTGAAGAGTCTCCACAGCTTAGAAGGGCTCCACCTGTTGTCAGAGTTGACAAAATGTTTGAAGAGATCCAGTCAAAACTTCCTGGTGCCCCGAAGTTTCTTCTCTGTCTTCTTCCTGAGAGGAAAAATTGTGACATATATG GACCATGGAAGCGGAAAAATCTGGCTGATCATGGTATAGTAACCCAATGCTTGGCTCCTGGAAGAGTTAATGATCAGTATCTCACAAACCTTCTCCTTAAGATCAATGCTAAG CTCGGTGGTTTAAATTCTATGTTAGCTGCGGAAGTTTCTCCTTCCATCCCCATGGTATCTAAGGTCCCCACCATGATTCTTGGAATGGACGTATCACATGGCTCTCCCGGCCAGTCTGATGTCCCATCAATTGCTGCA GTTGTGAGTTCAAGGCAGTGGCCGTCAATATCTCGTTATAGAGCTTCCGTGCGCACTCAATCTCCTAAAGTAGAGATGATtgataacatatttaaaaaagttTCAGACACTGAGGATGATGGGATTATGAG GGAACTTTTGCTAGATTTTTATGTGAGTTCCGGGAAAAGGAAGCCTGAGCACATTATAGTATTCAG GGATGGTGTCAGTGAATCTCAATTTAATCAAGTTCTAAACATAGAACTGGACCAGCTCATTGAG GCCTGCAAGTTTCTAGATGAAAAGTGGTCGCCCAAGTTTGTTATCATTGTTGCTCAGAAAAATCATCATACAAAGTTTTTCCAGTCTGGATCTCCTGATAATGTTCCACCAG GGACAATTATAGATAACAAAGTTTGTCATCCAAGGAACAATGACTTCTATCTGTGTGCCCACGCGGGAATGATT GGTACGACTCGACCTACACATTACCATGTGTTGTTGGATGAAGTTGGTTTCTCACctgatgaacttcaagaacttgTTCATAATCTGTCCTATGT GTACCAAAGAAGCACTACTGCTATATCCATTG TGGCTCCGATAAGTTATGCCCATTTGGCTGCCACACAGGTGGGACAATGGATGAAATTCGAGGACGCATCAGAGACATCGTCAAGCCATGGTGGTCTGACAAATGCTGGTCCAGTTACTGTTCCTCAGTTGCCCCGTCTTCAAGAGAATGTTGCTAGTTCCATGTTCTTCTGTTGA
- the LOC125872163 gene encoding protein argonaute 4-like isoform X8, protein MAEEENGGSTEALPPPPPVPLDFSPAQAEPEPVKKKVLRVPMARRGLGSKGQKIPILTNHFKVNVSNVDGHFFHYSVALFYEDGRPVEGKGIGRKVLDRVHETYDTELAGKDFAYDGEKSLFTIGSLPRNKLEFTVVLDDITSNRNNGTNGNSSPGRHGSPPNETDRKRLRRPYQSKTYKVEISFAAKIPMQAIANALRGQESENSQEALRVLDIILRQHAAKQGCLLVRQSFFHNDPKNFADVGGGVLGCRGFHSSFRTTQSGLSLNIDVSTTMIIQPGPVVDFLIANQNAKDPFSLDWAKAKRVLKNLRVKTAPANQEFKITGLSEKPCREQTFTLKQRSKDEDGEVQTSEVTVYDYFVNHRNIDLRYSADLPCLNVGKPKRPTYFPIELCTLVSLQRYTKALSTFQRASLVEKSRQKPQERMEILSNALKINNYDAEPLLRSCGVSISSNFTQVEGRVLPAPKLKAGNGDDLFTRNGRWNFNNKRFFDPAKVERWAVVNFSARCDVRGLVRDLTRLGETKGISVEAPFEVFEESPQLRRAPPVVRVDKMFEEIQSKLPGAPKFLLCLLPERKNCDIYGPWKRKNLADHGIVTQCLAPGRVNDQYLTNLLLKINAKLGGLNSMLAAEVSPSIPMVSKVPTMILGMDVSHGSPGQSDVPSIAAVVSSRQWPSISRYRASVRTQSPKVEMIDNIFKKVSDTEDDGIMRELLLDFYVSSGKRKPEHIIVFRDGVSESQFNQVLNIELDQLIEACKFLDEKWSPKFVIIVAQKNHHTKFFQSGSPDNVPPGTIIDNKVCHPRNNDFYLCAHAGMIGTTRPTHYHVLLDEVGFSPDELQELVHNLSYVYQRSTTAISIVAPISYAHLAATQVGQWMKFEDASETSSSHGGLTNAGPVTVPQLPRLQENVASSMFFC, encoded by the exons ATGGCTGAAGAAGAGAATGGTGGATCCACAGAGGCTCTGCCCCCTCCTCCCCCTGTTCCACTTGATTTCTCTCCAGCACAAGCTGAACCAGAGCCAGTGAAGAAAAAGGTTTTACGTGTTCCCATGGCGAGACGTGGCCTTGGAAGCAAGGGACAAAAGATCCCGATCCTTACCAATCACTTTAAAGTAAACGTGTCTAATGTTGATggacacttctttcattacagT GTTGCCCTATTTTATGAGGATGGTCGACCTGTCGAGGGAAAAGGAATTGGCAGAAAAGTTCTGGATAGAGTGCATGAAACATATGATACAGAATTGGCCGGGAAGGATTTTGCATATGATGGGGAGAAGAGTTTGTTCACCATTGGTTCACTACCTAGAAATAAATTAGAGTTCACGGTTGTACTAGATGACATAACATCTAATCG GAACAACGGGACCAATGGCAACTCCAGCCCTGGCAGACATGGAAGCCCTCCTAATGAAACTGATAGGAAAAGATTAAGGCGGCCGTACCAATCTAAAACTTATAAGGTGGAGATTAGCTTCGCTGCCAAGATTCCAATGCAGGCGATTGCAAATGCTTTGCGAGGTCAAGAGTCTGAGAACTCTCAAGAAGCCTTGCGAGTTTTGGATATAATTTTAAGGCAGCATGCTGCAAAACA GGGTTGTTTACTTGTTCGGCAATCCTTTTTCCATAATGACCCAAAGAACTTTGCTGATGTTGGAGGTGGTGTTCTTGGCTGCCGAGGGTTCCATTCGAGTTTTCGAACCACCCAGTCGGGATTGTCTTTGAACATTG ACGTGTCTACCACAATGATAATCCAGCCTGGGCCTGTGGTTGACTTTCTGATAGCGAACCAAAATGCAAAAGATCCCTTTTCACTTGATTGGGCGAAG GCAAAGCGCGTATTGAAGAACCTGAGAGTGAAGACTGCTCCCGCTAACCAAGAATTCAAAATAACTGGATTGAGCGAAAAACCTTGTCGTGAGCAGAC GTTTACTCTAAAGCAGAGGAGCAAAGATGAGGACGGTGAAGTGCAGACTTCAGAAGTGACAGTTTATGATTATTTTGTTAATCATCGTAACATAGACTTGCGATATTCTGCTGATTTGCCGTGCCTCAATGTTGGAAAGCCTAAACGTCCCACCTATTTCCCCATTGAG CTCTGCACTTTGGTCTCATTGCAAAGGTACACAAAAGCCTTGTCCACCTTTCAGAGGGCTTCCTTGGTGGAGAAGTCTAGGCAAAAGCCGCAGGAGAGAATGGAAATTTTGAGTAAT GCTCTCAAAATCAACAATTATGATGCTGAGCCTCTGCTTCGTTCTTGTGGTGTCTCAATCAGTAGCAACTTCACACAGGTTGAAGGGCGTGTGCTGCCTGCTCCTAAG TTGAAGGCAGGAAATGGAGATGACCTTTTCACCCGAAATGGCAGGTGGAACTTTAATAATAAG AGATTCTTTGATCCAGCAAAGGTAGAGCGTTGGGCAGTTGTGAACTTTTCTGCACGCTGTGACGTCCGTGGCCTAGTCAGAGATTTGACAAGACTTGGAGAGACGAAAGGAATT AGTGTGGAAGCTCCATTTGAAGTGTTTGAAGAGTCTCCACAGCTTAGAAGGGCTCCACCTGTTGTCAGAGTTGACAAAATGTTTGAAGAGATCCAGTCAAAACTTCCTGGTGCCCCGAAGTTTCTTCTCTGTCTTCTTCCTGAGAGGAAAAATTGTGACATATATG GACCATGGAAGCGGAAAAATCTGGCTGATCATGGTATAGTAACCCAATGCTTGGCTCCTGGAAGAGTTAATGATCAGTATCTCACAAACCTTCTCCTTAAGATCAATGCTAAG CTCGGTGGTTTAAATTCTATGTTAGCTGCGGAAGTTTCTCCTTCCATCCCCATGGTATCTAAGGTCCCCACCATGATTCTTGGAATGGACGTATCACATGGCTCTCCCGGCCAGTCTGATGTCCCATCAATTGCTGCA GTTGTGAGTTCAAGGCAGTGGCCGTCAATATCTCGTTATAGAGCTTCCGTGCGCACTCAATCTCCTAAAGTAGAGATGATtgataacatatttaaaaaagttTCAGACACTGAGGATGATGGGATTATGAG GGAACTTTTGCTAGATTTTTATGTGAGTTCCGGGAAAAGGAAGCCTGAGCACATTATAGTATTCAG GGATGGTGTCAGTGAATCTCAATTTAATCAAGTTCTAAACATAGAACTGGACCAGCTCATTGAG GCCTGCAAGTTTCTAGATGAAAAGTGGTCGCCCAAGTTTGTTATCATTGTTGCTCAGAAAAATCATCATACAAAGTTTTTCCAGTCTGGATCTCCTGATAATGTTCCACCAG GGACAATTATAGATAACAAAGTTTGTCATCCAAGGAACAATGACTTCTATCTGTGTGCCCACGCGGGAATGATT GGTACGACTCGACCTACACATTACCATGTGTTGTTGGATGAAGTTGGTTTCTCACctgatgaacttcaagaacttgTTCATAATCTGTCCTATGT GTACCAAAGAAGCACTACTGCTATATCCATTG TGGCTCCGATAAGTTATGCCCATTTGGCTGCCACACAGGTGGGACAATGGATGAAATTCGAGGACGCATCAGAGACATCGTCAAGCCATGGTGGTCTGACAAATGCTGGTCCAGTTACTGTTCCTCAGTTGCCCCGTCTTCAAGAGAATGTTGCTAGTTCCATGTTCTTCTGTTGA
- the LOC125872163 gene encoding protein argonaute 4-like isoform X5: protein MLPGKIVVMAEEENGGSTEALPPPPPVPLDFSPAQAEPEPVKKKVLRVPMARRGLGSKGQKIPILTNHFKVNVSNVDGHFFHYSVALFYEDGRPVEGKGIGRKVLDRVHETYDTELAGKDFAYDGEKSLFTIGSLPRNKLEFTVVLDDITSNRNNGTNGNSSPGRHGSPPNETDRKRLRRPYQSKTYKVEISFAAKIPMQAIANALRGQESENSQEALRVLDIILRQHAAKQGCLLVRQSFFHNDPKNFADVGGGVLGCRGFHSSFRTTQSGLSLNIDVSTTMIIQPGPVVDFLIANQNAKDPFSLDWAKAKRVLKNLRVKTAPANQEFKITGLSEKPCREQTFTLKQRSKDEDGEVQTSEVTVYDYFVNHRNIDLRYSADLPCLNVGKPKRPTYFPIELCTLVSLQRYTKALSTFQRASLVEKSRQKPQERMEILSNALKINNYDAEPLLRSCGVSISSNFTQVEGRVLPAPKLKAGNGDDLFTRNGRWNFNNKRFFDPAKVERWAVVNFSARCDVRGLVRDLTRLGETKGISVEAPFEVFEESPQLRRAPPVVRVDKMFEEIQSKLPGAPKFLLCLLPERKNCDIYGPWKRKNLADHGIVTQCLAPGRVNDQYLTNLLLKINAKLGGLNSMLAAEVSPSIPMVSKVPTMILGMDVSHGSPGQSDVPSIAAVVSSRQWPSISRYRASVRTQSPKVEMIDNIFKKVSDTEDDGIMRELLLDFYVSSGKRKPEHIIVFRDGVSESQFNQVLNIELDQLIEACKFLDEKWSPKFVIIVAQKNHHTKFFQSGSPDNVPPGTIIDNKVCHPRNNDFYLCAHAGMIGTTRPTHYHVLLDEVGFSPDELQELVHNLSYVYQRSTTAISIVAPISYAHLAATQVGQWMKFEDASETSSSHGGLTNAGPVTVPQLPRLQENVASSMFFC from the exons AAGATTGTGGTAATGGCTGAAGAAGAGAATGGTGGATCCACAGAGGCTCTGCCCCCTCCTCCCCCTGTTCCACTTGATTTCTCTCCAGCACAAGCTGAACCAGAGCCAGTGAAGAAAAAGGTTTTACGTGTTCCCATGGCGAGACGTGGCCTTGGAAGCAAGGGACAAAAGATCCCGATCCTTACCAATCACTTTAAAGTAAACGTGTCTAATGTTGATggacacttctttcattacagT GTTGCCCTATTTTATGAGGATGGTCGACCTGTCGAGGGAAAAGGAATTGGCAGAAAAGTTCTGGATAGAGTGCATGAAACATATGATACAGAATTGGCCGGGAAGGATTTTGCATATGATGGGGAGAAGAGTTTGTTCACCATTGGTTCACTACCTAGAAATAAATTAGAGTTCACGGTTGTACTAGATGACATAACATCTAATCG GAACAACGGGACCAATGGCAACTCCAGCCCTGGCAGACATGGAAGCCCTCCTAATGAAACTGATAGGAAAAGATTAAGGCGGCCGTACCAATCTAAAACTTATAAGGTGGAGATTAGCTTCGCTGCCAAGATTCCAATGCAGGCGATTGCAAATGCTTTGCGAGGTCAAGAGTCTGAGAACTCTCAAGAAGCCTTGCGAGTTTTGGATATAATTTTAAGGCAGCATGCTGCAAAACA GGGTTGTTTACTTGTTCGGCAATCCTTTTTCCATAATGACCCAAAGAACTTTGCTGATGTTGGAGGTGGTGTTCTTGGCTGCCGAGGGTTCCATTCGAGTTTTCGAACCACCCAGTCGGGATTGTCTTTGAACATTG ACGTGTCTACCACAATGATAATCCAGCCTGGGCCTGTGGTTGACTTTCTGATAGCGAACCAAAATGCAAAAGATCCCTTTTCACTTGATTGGGCGAAG GCAAAGCGCGTATTGAAGAACCTGAGAGTGAAGACTGCTCCCGCTAACCAAGAATTCAAAATAACTGGATTGAGCGAAAAACCTTGTCGTGAGCAGAC GTTTACTCTAAAGCAGAGGAGCAAAGATGAGGACGGTGAAGTGCAGACTTCAGAAGTGACAGTTTATGATTATTTTGTTAATCATCGTAACATAGACTTGCGATATTCTGCTGATTTGCCGTGCCTCAATGTTGGAAAGCCTAAACGTCCCACCTATTTCCCCATTGAG CTCTGCACTTTGGTCTCATTGCAAAGGTACACAAAAGCCTTGTCCACCTTTCAGAGGGCTTCCTTGGTGGAGAAGTCTAGGCAAAAGCCGCAGGAGAGAATGGAAATTTTGAGTAAT GCTCTCAAAATCAACAATTATGATGCTGAGCCTCTGCTTCGTTCTTGTGGTGTCTCAATCAGTAGCAACTTCACACAGGTTGAAGGGCGTGTGCTGCCTGCTCCTAAG TTGAAGGCAGGAAATGGAGATGACCTTTTCACCCGAAATGGCAGGTGGAACTTTAATAATAAG AGATTCTTTGATCCAGCAAAGGTAGAGCGTTGGGCAGTTGTGAACTTTTCTGCACGCTGTGACGTCCGTGGCCTAGTCAGAGATTTGACAAGACTTGGAGAGACGAAAGGAATT AGTGTGGAAGCTCCATTTGAAGTGTTTGAAGAGTCTCCACAGCTTAGAAGGGCTCCACCTGTTGTCAGAGTTGACAAAATGTTTGAAGAGATCCAGTCAAAACTTCCTGGTGCCCCGAAGTTTCTTCTCTGTCTTCTTCCTGAGAGGAAAAATTGTGACATATATG GACCATGGAAGCGGAAAAATCTGGCTGATCATGGTATAGTAACCCAATGCTTGGCTCCTGGAAGAGTTAATGATCAGTATCTCACAAACCTTCTCCTTAAGATCAATGCTAAG CTCGGTGGTTTAAATTCTATGTTAGCTGCGGAAGTTTCTCCTTCCATCCCCATGGTATCTAAGGTCCCCACCATGATTCTTGGAATGGACGTATCACATGGCTCTCCCGGCCAGTCTGATGTCCCATCAATTGCTGCA GTTGTGAGTTCAAGGCAGTGGCCGTCAATATCTCGTTATAGAGCTTCCGTGCGCACTCAATCTCCTAAAGTAGAGATGATtgataacatatttaaaaaagttTCAGACACTGAGGATGATGGGATTATGAG GGAACTTTTGCTAGATTTTTATGTGAGTTCCGGGAAAAGGAAGCCTGAGCACATTATAGTATTCAG GGATGGTGTCAGTGAATCTCAATTTAATCAAGTTCTAAACATAGAACTGGACCAGCTCATTGAG GCCTGCAAGTTTCTAGATGAAAAGTGGTCGCCCAAGTTTGTTATCATTGTTGCTCAGAAAAATCATCATACAAAGTTTTTCCAGTCTGGATCTCCTGATAATGTTCCACCAG GGACAATTATAGATAACAAAGTTTGTCATCCAAGGAACAATGACTTCTATCTGTGTGCCCACGCGGGAATGATT GGTACGACTCGACCTACACATTACCATGTGTTGTTGGATGAAGTTGGTTTCTCACctgatgaacttcaagaacttgTTCATAATCTGTCCTATGT GTACCAAAGAAGCACTACTGCTATATCCATTG TGGCTCCGATAAGTTATGCCCATTTGGCTGCCACACAGGTGGGACAATGGATGAAATTCGAGGACGCATCAGAGACATCGTCAAGCCATGGTGGTCTGACAAATGCTGGTCCAGTTACTGTTCCTCAGTTGCCCCGTCTTCAAGAGAATGTTGCTAGTTCCATGTTCTTCTGTTGA